A segment of the Stegostoma tigrinum isolate sSteTig4 chromosome 44, sSteTig4.hap1, whole genome shotgun sequence genome:
gaagaaatgtctcctcatttacattctaaatttaccccctctaattctaaggctgtgcccatgggtcctagagTCCCCACCTAACAGagacaacctcccagcgtccaccctttctaagccatacattaccttgtatgtttctattagacctcccttcaaccttctaaactcaaatgaatacagcTCTCCAAAGTGGCTGCACCAATAtattgtacaagttcaacatgtaactctgcatttcccaaggctaatccaccttggATTAgcatgcatatctttggactacaggagcaaatcagagcacccagcagaaaccaaTGCCATCATGGAGAAAACATTCAATTTCCATGCAGTcagtcgcccaaagctggaatcaagcCAAGGGCCCTCACTCTGTAAGACAACAATGCTACACCAGCTTACTCAGAGAGGCCAGGGAGCAAATATTTGAGGCAttggcagatatcttcacatcctccttgaccacaagtgaagttccagaggactggagattagcgaATGAGGGGGAAAGCTGAAGGAAGATGTGCGAGGAAtggttttcacacagagagtgggagcagcttggaatgcactaccagaagagaTCTTGGGACGGGGaaaattgaagacatttaaggggcacctagatgggtacatgaatatggaggcaatagagggatatggattgaAAAATGGCAAGTTTGTATTTAGATTAATTCAGGCATGATGATTGGCATGGGCTTGGATGGCcaaaggggcctgttcctgtgctgtactttctcattttcagatttttttttcaaaacatgaGCCACCAGACCGCTGACATGATGCACCACTTCTCAGGAAATGTAATGGAAAATATATACCACACGTGAAACCAACAGCACTTAAAAAGACAGAGACCCTACTTCTCTGCTTTCTTATGCTCAATATTGTACCCCTATTCCAGAATGCAGTAAGTGGTTTCATTCTGCCAAATGTCTGCTGCTGAGCAAGGGGAGCAAGCCTTCAAttatgtttttaaacaaaaagattGAAGGTTAACTTCAAgcctgggtggcacggtggctcagtggttagcactgctacctcacaccactggggacccgggttcgaatcccacctcaggcgaccgtctgtgtggagtttgcacattctccccatgtctgcgtgggtttcttcccacagtccaaaagatgtgcaggttaggtggattggccgtgctaaattgcccgtagtgttcaggaatgtgtagattaggtggtttatagggggatgggtctgggtgggatgctctgaggttcagtgtggatttgttgagccaaagaacctgtttccatgctgtagggattctatgatgaagagGTCATTTTGTTTAGTTGGCTAGACGGCTGCTTTAAAAAGCTAGAGTGATGCTGACAGTGTGTGTTCAATTTGTACGCCAGCTGGGGTTACTCTGCAGTACTCTCTATTGCAAACTCCCCCATCGCCCAAGTTCTGGTCACccacaggttaaaccaccaccagttgcctctctcAAAAGACAGAGTTTCTCAGCGGTGGGATAAGTTGGCGCTGGCTTTACTTTAGAACAAAATAACGGTCTGAAACATTGAAtttatttctccctctctctccacaaatgctgccagaccggctgactttctccagcaacttctgtttttgtgcatttcagatctccagcatcccacacttctttgttttattacagtACGGCCAGAGGACGTCTGTTCATAGAAAATTAATGCTATCGGCATCAAATTCCTCTCATTGAAGATGTTACAAAACGAAAACTTCCTGAGGGGCACAGTCCTTCTGTCTCagaggtggtttaacctgagggtcaccacacctcaggggaAAATAGAGCATGAAAAGGGGAGTCCTTCATGTTAGCCTCAGAAGCACTGCCAAGTGAATTAGACATGACAATCCTTCAGCAtattagagtcatacaacatggaaatagacccttcggcccaactcttTCATGCTGACCAGGTCCCCTTAACTGAAAGAGTCCCAACTGCCTGTATTCGGCTGATACACCTCTGAACCTTTCCTCCCCAAGTACCTTCCcatgtgtcttttaaatgttttcattgttaACCATTCCTCTTGTGGCTTATTccagaaagttgcccctcaggtccctttcaccTCTTAATATTCCCCCTAGTTCTGAACTCAcctaccctggggtaaagaccttggcttttcacctttTTGACgctcctcacgattttataaatcatGGTGTTATTGAAAGTGCAGATACCTGTTTTAACGATTACTATCGTGCAGATCAAAATGATGATGAGCAGAAGTAGCAGCAGGCCAGAGCCTAGAATAATCAGAAGCTTCAGAAAGATTCCATCTGCAACACATGGGCAAAAACAATCCCTGTCAAACGGCTTATATGTTTGCATTGACAGTTTACAAATGCATACGTTGGCCTGAGTCCTGTGGAAACAGATGCCCTCGAATCACCATTTGCACACCACAACAGATTTAATTTTTAACACAGAACAAATCTGAACTCGGCACACGGTCACAGGGAGGTGAGTGTCCGGGGCATTGGTGAGCTGGAGCAACTGTGTACATTTCCAGTCTCTGCACTATAAGGAAGATGTTTTTGCCATGGAGGGGGTACGGCAaagattcaccagggtgttgccagggaATGGAACATTTCAACAATGACGAGTGACTGGATTAGCTCgcgttgttttcctcagagcagagaagcCGGAGGGGTGACCTTGTGGGGGTGTGGAAGATTACGACGGCCATGGACAGGAAGCAAGTGTTCCACTTAGTCAATAATGAAGGATCctgattttaaagtgaaaggcaggaggtgtAGAGGGCGATTTGAAGATTGTTTCAACCAGGTAGTAATGGGGAACCAGATGCACTGCCTTGAAGTGTAGAGGAGGCAGGAAATCTCACAAACTTTTAAACTTGGGCGAGCACTTGGACTGTCATGGCATTCAAAACAATGGAGCCTACAGCTGGTAAAATGGGAcgagtgtagatttagagtacCATTTGCAGTACAGCATCGATGGACCGAAGGGCCACTCTAGTACTGTATGACTCGACAGTCACTACTGGGGTGTTAATTGGCAAAAATCAATGCTCTCACATTTTGAAGAGTCTGACTTTAAGTGGGCTTCTTAACGATCAAAAACATCAGCACTCTCTTTTGTAAAATGAAGGAAGGAAAGAACAGCGGATAGTGGAGGGCATGGGGGTGGGTGgaggagtggggggtggtgggaaatagatttaaaatgaCATGCAAACGGATCCAGGATGATGTGAGAAAAATATGTTTTCACCCAGCGAGTGGAACGTACTACTGCCGagaaatgtgttggaggcaggtttgATTCGGCGATATTGGTCAGAAATGGTGCGTGCAGGGATATTAGGGTGGGGGATGGCAGGAGGTTGGCACTGGGGGATCGCACAGTCTCTTTCTGCTCCATAATAATTCCGACAATCTGAGAACAGTTTTCTTGTTTAGTACGTATGCTTAATCGTCATTTCCTAACCCAACAAAATGAGCTTCTCCTGTAAACAGAGCTGAAAAGGCTCCATCAAGAAGAGTTCTTGTTTATCCAATGCTGTTTACCTTTCTCGTGATACATGTTTTGCAACACTCCACAGCCGACTCACCTGAACGGAGCGGGATGCATTTGTCCGATTCTATCCATCTCTCACCAATGTCTACTTGATAGCTACATGAGTAGTGAACGCTCTTGTTTCGAAATCGAGGAACCAAGAAATCAAAAGCAGCAGAACTCTGGCCATCCGTCACTTGAGTGGAATGAATGGGAGTTTGAGAAATCCCGTAGAAAAGAAATGTCATGGATGGATAGGGAATCGGCGCTGTACAATTCATAGTGGCATTTTGAGTCTCTGCAAGGAGGTAATCATGAAACTCCAACAGACAGGTTGGTTTTCGCACGTGGTCTAAGCAGGAGAATAAAATGGAAAGCAATCGTTAAATTCAAGCGCTAAAAACAGTATTTtgtttagataacaaggtgtagagttggatgagcacagcgggccaagcagtatcataggagcaggaaagctgacgtttcgggcctcgacccttttcgaaacattagccttcctgctcctacgagtgctggctctgctgtgttcatccagctctacaccttgttatctcggcttCTGTTGAGGGTGGTGAGAGTTTCTGATGCAAGGATATAGTTTATATGCTTATTTGGGTTAACCGTCGGCATTGCCACATTGtaaccatatccacaagcatcctccACCGATGCTCAGAAGCAGCAATGCGTACCATCCTGGCGATGCCCTGCAGAcattcgccaaagatcctcaaaACTGCACCTTcccaaacccacgatcacttccatccGGAAGGCGGAAGGCAGCTGATGCATGGGAACACGAACCCCTGCGCGTTTTCTTCCGAGTCGCTCACCATCCCGACTTATCTGAGCTGTTCCTTCAGCCTCActgactcaaaatcctggaattccctccctccaGGGATTGCCGGTCTACCTACAGCGTTGGGACCACAGCGGTTCAACAGGACAGCTAACTACCCACATTCATAAGGGAGCATTGAGAGAAGatggggcaagaaatgctgggcccagccagggATACCAATGTTCCGTGGGAGAATAACAAAACACCAATGAAACAGTACAGGATCGTACACGAATAAATCAATCCTAATCGGTTTTTGAATCTAAATCTGATCTGTTTAGGATGAGAaaggggcctaggcccgaaacatcagctttctgatgctgctcggcctgctgtgttcatccagctctacgcctggttatagaacatagaacattacagcacagtacagggccttcggccctcgatgttgtgctgacctgtcataccgacctcaagcccatctaacctacactattccatctacgtccacatgcttatccaatgacgccttaaatgtacctaaagttggtgaatctactaccgttgcaggcaaagcgttccattcacttactacactctgagtaaatccattcccttactactctgagtaaattATCTTTGTTTAGGAGGacacattttcagtttttaaaaagccAGCAAACTTTAAATGCAGTACGCTTGTAAGAGCCACCCACCTTTTATCGTCAATATCACTGGATTGCTTCGCTGTGAACTGATCAATCGCTCTGCAATGAGCGTGGTGTACATACAGTCGTATTGTTGCACTCCAGGGTTCACTGTCTCCGTGATGTTAAACACTACAGTCTGACTCCCCTTCATGATTAAAGGGGGCGCCACGTCCAGTAAGTTCTCACGTTGGTACAGATAAAACATCTCGACTGAGTCTTGAACCGGGGCCGTGCAAGTCAACAGCAACAATTCCCCTTTAACGACTGTTGTAAAATTCAGGCTCAGGGAAATCTCTGGTTCTAGACGACGATCTGAAACGGGATTCAAGTTTCAATTTGTGCGGCATTTCAAGCTCGTAATCATCTCTGTTCGCGTTTACAATTTGGAATGCATTTCACAGGAGGAGGGACTGAGGGCTCTGGACCTGTACTCAATTGAGTTTAGAAGGGCGAGGATGGATCTGATTAAAACAAAGCACAGAGAGGCCTGGACAGCGCGaacgtggagaaaatgtttcactCGTGGGAGAGACTGCGATCAGATTGCACAGCCTCAGAGCGAAGGGACCATGCTTTCGAACTGAGATAAGAGGGATTagttcagccagagggtggtgacctGATTGCCGTGGAGGGATGTGCAGTCCATGGCATGGAGTGTTCACAGGGccttgattgttaaggggatcaaggttgacagggaagaaagcaggagaatgcaTTGGAGAAACATACCAGCCACGGTCGAACAGGCTGAACGGGCCAAACGGCCTCATTTGGCTCCCACGTCTTATGCCCTGAAGGTGATAAAGCAAGTTCAAAATATTACTAAACTCACCCAGAACAAGGACAGAAACAGACACGCTGCTCTCAGAGTCTATCAATCGTTTGGCCATTATGGTCCAATAGGCACATCTGTACTCTCCTGTCTCGTTGACTACAACCTGGAAACTGACAGAACTGGACCCGTTAGGTTCACGGATCTGTTGAAGAGAACGGTCACTGTCGCCTTTATACAGATAAAACCCACGGACTGTGGACGGAGCGCCCACTCGACATACGATGCCGACGGATTCGCCTGTCAGAAAGATCCTTGCGGACTCGTTTAGCTCGATTTCTGGCATTTTTGGACGTTCTAGAAGAAAGCGGGAAATGAAAAGTTAGCATCGATTCCCCAACAGACGCGTGAAATTGAAAGAGCAGAGTTTGGTGGTCAATTCCACTCACCGATCACGGCCACATGCAGCTTCTCGCTGAGCTCTGAATACTTTCGTTGCCCCGAGACATTTACGCCGCACTCACACATATAATAGTCTGACTCAGCCGCCTGTACTTGGAAAGTGATGAAACTGGACCTATGCTCAGCAAAGAAAATGAGCCTCCTCTGCTCGCTGGTGTGCAGATAGAAACTGTACCGCGATGACTGGAAATCTACGCTGCAGGTAATGTTAACCATTTCGCCCCTGACGAAGACGCCGTAAGACTGTTTCAGGGAGATGCTCGGTTTCCGTGGTTTGTCTGTCAGGAATTTGAGAAAAGGAAACAAACTCATGATTAATGACACTCTAGAAACACGAGTGACACCAGTAAGAGACagcagggactgcagatgctggagaatctgagataacaaggtgcagagctggatgaacacagcaggccaagcagcatcagtgctgacgtttcgggcctagacccttctttagaaaagtaGTAAGGGGCTCCCACCATTTATCGTCAATATCATTGGATTGCTTTGCTTCGAATAGATCAATCCCTCTGCAATGACCGTGGTGTAAATGCGTTTGCATTGTTCCACTGAAGGATTCTCAAGTCTCCGTGATGTTAAATATTGCAGCCTGCCTCCCCTCCATGACTATAGGGGGCACTACGTTCAGTGAGTTCCTATGTTTGTACAGATTAAACATCTTTGTGTGAGGCTTGAGCCGGAGCTTCGCAACTCAACAGTAACAATTCCTCCCacgcccccaaccccaccccaaatGACTGTAGTAAAATTCAGGTTCAGGGCAATTCTGTTTCTAGAGGACGATCTGAAGTGGGATTCATATTTCAATTTGTGCAGCATTTAAGTTTATAATCATCTCTATTCATGTCCAGTACAATTTGTAATGCCTTTCACAGGAGCAGCGACTGAGGGCTCTGCATCTGTACTCAATAAGTTTTGAAGTCCGGAggtgaatctgattgaaacttaccgAACACTGAGAGGCCTGCATAAAACAAAAGTGGAGAAATTTATTCCTCTTGTAGGAAAGACTAGGATCAgatggcacagcctcagagtgtaGGTCCGCCCATTTACAACTAAGATGAGGAGGGAATTTTTTATTCAGccggagggtggtgaatctgtggtacCCATTGCTGTGAAGTGCACGTCATGGAGTGTGTATGAGACAGCGATAAATAAGGCCTTGCTTAGTA
Coding sequences within it:
- the LOC132206015 gene encoding uncharacterized protein LOC132206015; the protein is MAKRLIDSESSVSVSVLVLDKPRKPSISLKQSYGVFVRGEMVNITCSVDFQSSRYSFYLHTSEQRRLIFFAEHRSSFITFQVQAAESDYYMCECGVNVSGQRKYSELSEKLHVAVIERPKMPEIELNESARIFLTGESVGIVCRVGAPSTVRGFYLYKGDSDRSLQQIREPNGSSSVSFQVVVNETGEYRCAYWTIMAKRLIDSESSVSVSVLVLDRRLEPEISLSLNFTTVVKGELLLLTCTAPVQDSVEMFYLYQRENLLDVAPPLIMKGSQTVVFNITETVNPGVQQYDCMYTTLIAERLISSQRSNPVILTIKDHVRKPTCLLEFHDYLLAETQNATMNCTAPIPYPSMTFLFYGISQTPIHSTQVTDGQSSAAFDFLVPRFRNKSVHYSCSYQVDIGERWIESDKCIPLRSDGIFLKLLIILGSGLLLLLLIIILICTIVIVKTGICTFNNTMIYKIVRSVKKVKSQGLYPRVKPPLRQKDCAPQEVFVL